From Syngnathus typhle isolate RoL2023-S1 ecotype Sweden linkage group LG5, RoL_Styp_1.0, whole genome shotgun sequence:
GCTGATCTTTGGTCCAGTTGCGCCATCTACAACTTCATCAGATGACCTGAAAAATGGAGAGGACGAAGTCATCGAAAACTTGTCACACAGGTTGTCTCAATCCGATCACAGGATCGGAAATCGGGGCCATCAAGTAAAATGGCTAGAAACTAAAATGGAACTGGGGTATCCCTACCACTGCTACTTACCCACTTATTATTTGTTAGTCTCAACTTACTGTTTTGTGCGGTAAAGCTTCTCCCCTGTGCCCAGTTTGGATGTAGTGTAAAAGAGCTTCAGTTCAGACTCTGGAACCTGCACCTCAGCCAGTCGATTCAGGATGTCAGCTctctgcaaacaaaacaaaaatgtccatGTGAATCAAAAAAGTGACAAGTCAAAAGGATACAGATTTGGAGATCAGAGTGTAGCCCTGTCACCTGAGCTTTCTTCTGCTTCCTCTCGAGCACTTTTTGCAGTTCTTTCTTCTGCTTCTTGGTTAAAGGCTTCTTTTTAGAAACAGGAGTTATTGAAGAGATCTTCTTTTTTGCCTTGTTGGCTGGCAATACCAAGGCGTTGCTCTCATCGACACCCTTTAGTCTGCTCAGATCTACGGTCGAAATTACTATTAAAATCAGTCCAACAAAAGCGTATTGATGATGACGTTGTCAGTCACCTAGTTCTAATACAATGTCAGCCTTTTTCCCGTTTACTGGTTCTTGATGTTCGCCCTGTTGTCTCCCTTTCCAGTTGTGCTTCTTTCTCAGTTTACCCATCTCTACTTGAACAAGGGGGAAaacgacacacgcacacattacgAGCCGGACACTGTTGAGTTGCGATACATACAATGAAATGTTTTTCGAACATTCATTTGCGACTAAAGACATAATGAAAGGCACAAACCGTTTATTTCCACGTAGCAAACAATGTCCTGAAATTGGCCACACTTGGTATGGTGGGTTTGCTTCTACCTCACGTGTAAACAGGAATCCGTCCGTCATTTAAACATGATCGAAAAGAAAACACTCATGATACAAAGGTTCCGCTTCAAACCGAAGAGTACTAGACATGTGaaatatgaaagaaaaaaagtaaacaatgattgcgtttgtttgtttgtttgtttgtttttttccaagaaaatataataataattcacctATTCAGAGCAACTCGGCAGGACCCTCACGAGGGAGTGCAACCATCAAATAGGTCCGTAATAAGTCTCTGTTTTAAAGTAcgtataacaaaacaaaaaggaattAGTTCTGAGAAACAAATGACCAAAGTTTTTTCCACTCTTATCCTAAAAGTAatccaaattaaaataaattgtgttcaagataaatagataaataaataaataaataaataaataaataaataaataaataaataaataaataaataaataaataaataaataaataaataaataaataaataaataaataaataaataaataaataaataaataaataaataaataaataaatgcttttcGTGGTATTTGGTGTGGTACTTTTTTGTACGAGTTGTAAATAAAAtgcttggggggggggattccaACTATTTCCAACAAGAAAAAAGGTAAGGGAAATATGACGTTTACTTGAGATGCTttattaacaaaacaataaaaaaaaagaaaaatgtttgcaTATTGTTTTCTCCTTAGGTTGGGGGGAAATATTGAGATTACAAATCTGTTTTCCAAGAGTGACTTGGCCATGGGGGCAGCAAAGAGAGTAACAATCAAACAAAACATCCATACAGGATAAGCACATAGACTACACAGTTGAAACTTTAAAAAATCTTTCTGATTATTTGAAAATTTGGTGAATAAGTTTTGTGTTGAACACAGCCATTTCAACTGCTCCTGTCAGTTAAGGGCAAAACAACAGAATCCCTCTGAGCTTCCCCTTCTGTGAGGCTCTCCTCCTTGGTCCTCCTGGCCTCTCTGGAGAGCTTCTCAAACCGCCTCAGGAACACGATGACACCGGTCAGAAGTGCAGCCTGCAccagcacaaacacaaacagcaaTGCCTGCGAAGTCAAAGCCAGGTCACAGTACCAGTAGTGGCAGGAGTCCAGCACTTCCTGCTCAGTCAGATACTCCACCAGCCTCCCTCTGAGGCGGGTAGGAGAGCTGCAGTTAATGTGGGCCGAGGGCCTTCCTACGGGACGACGTCTCAGCCAGGCTCGCAGGTAGAGGACACCGCAGTCGCAGGTCCACGGGTTTCCGTGCAAGGAGACCTCGTGGAGAGACGAGAGCTTGTCCAAAAGGCCGTTCGGGAGGGTGGTCAACCGATTGTTGTGAAGGCGCAGCTCGGTGGTGCCCGCGGGGAAAACGCTGGGGAGGTTGGAGGAGTTAAGAAACCTGCTGCTGCAATCCACCTGGCTGCCATGACAAGAGCAAGGATTGGGGCACGGCAACGAGACTTGAACTCCAAAGATGAGAAGACACAGAAGATGGAGCCCCTTCATCCTCAAAATGGCTGAAGAGAGAAACAAGCGGAATGGTGATGATTCCTAACTTAATGGTGATGGCAGCACGATGCACTAGCGGACGCTGTGAACCCTAACGAGGACAAGCACTATGGAAAATGGACAACTGGAAGATACAACCACTTATTCTTAGTATTGTACGACAAGCCAATCTGAAAGAGAATACCAGTCGTAGCTCTGGTTTCTGCAAACTACTCCATTCGTTTTGGAAGTTGGGAAATGCGACTTACCGTGAGTGTTGTATGTCGTCCCTGCTAAGGCGCGTTGCTCTCGTCAGTTTCAGAGTGTGATGTTGCCGGCTGGCCCTCACTGATAAAGACTTTGAACAGGATATGCGCTGTGCACTATCTCCCTTCATTTTTACACTAGTTCATCCCCTGATAAGCTCTTAGCCAATATTTTAGGATTGCAACAAATCAACAtatttagacatttattttggtGACATTCTATGTATATTCATTCTAATGccttaaaatgaaaatgtatgaCTGGAACAAAACTGCAGAATTCacaattgacattttttttattcagtaaaAATAATTACAAGAATAGAAGAATAACAGAAAAATACAATCCTAATATTTTCTGTCGTCCTACAAATGCATCTCTCTCTCctagaataataaaataaatagcagAGGTCACCAATGTATGTGTTTGAAACATTTCTCAAGACTTACAGCTCTTACGTACGCCAATGTAATATGTCAAAAGACAAAGGAAGAATGGCTTGCTCGAGATAAATGATTCCGAAAATCGTCCCACAAGCTCTTTGACAACCGGAAAAGATGGACAACTCCTTCACAGGAACCATTAACAGAATGTCAAGAAACGATGTTTATTATTTGTCAAGTTGGAAGATGCACTTTTCCTTCTATTGACATTCAttcacacactgctcatcttcatTGGCACAATTCacactttccaaaaaaaaacagtatttgcTCCTCcacgaaagcaaaaaaaaaaagtcagataaGGTTTCGACACAAGTGTAAAAGCCATCAGTTTTAAACCAGCCAaccaataagaaaaaaaaaaaatgctgtggaTCCTCAATTGATATGAATAATGCATTCCTTAACGCTTATCAGATGAATTTAAATAAAAGGAAAGCAACTGTGCAAAGACGACTAGGAATATTACAGACACCAGAAgaggattaaaaaacaaacacactgaATAAAAAGCAGCATTCAAATCTAAATGCCACAGTCATACCCTGACAAAATATGccccaaagttaaaaaaaaaaacactcatgaTACAAAAGTTCCGCTACGCTACGTTTATTACTGTATGGGGAGTTGGCAATTTAGCGCCCCCTTCAGGGGAATTGCAATGTTTCTTGCCCATACACGCCTTCAGGTGGACTACAGATCAGTTCGGTGATGAATGTTTGAGATCGTTGAAGATTTGATTGCAATTGAAACTAACAAAGCAGACATCAAGCGATATTTTCTTGCTCAGACTTGAATGTTCTTTACTAGCAGCACTAATTTGATATTTTCAGCAGCAAACCTTGGAAATTATATTTGGGAATGAGTTTCCcgcccctttaaaaaaaaaaaaaaaaagattctgggCAGTTGGGAAAATTCCTGAAGCAGACATGCCGAGTTAATGTGATAAATCTTCGAGATGGACGACGGATCAATCCGATTTAGCATAACTGATCCGGCGCTTCCCCGGTGAGTGTGGTCACAGCACACAGGAAATGGTCACCTTGGTGGTGGAGTAAGGCGTGTCCTCTGTTGGGGACAAAGTCTACGTTTACTTTGAAATAAAGTGTGGCATCGAGTCTTTAATTGATGTACTaccaattgacttttttttaagtatatagttgtttaaaatgtcaacaaatgTCACTCGTAATGAGTTGCCATCCACAATCTCCATGACACTTCAAAATGAAAGTCACGTTAAAATCCAACTtcactcatcatcatcatcatcatcggtttaaagtccgctttccaggcgccgctgggttggaatgacgtcaaaataaatgtcaagtgaaaaacgcgaaaaaatgaaaatgatgtgAAGTCAACCGATGAAATACTTTCATTCAATTTTGCGGTGAAacgtgacctctgacctctgtCCTTCAGTGTGTTGACGTAAGCGTCCATGAATTCTTTCTCCCTGCCGTCCTTCGGCTCCTCACCGCCGTCTTCCGTCGTCTTGCCACTGGCGGGACTGTCGTACAGACGGATGAACctcaacacgcacacgcatgaaCGTCATTTTCTATCCAAAAAGTCTCCGGTGTGTGTCTGGGCACACGTACTTGATGCCCGGGTTGCTGCAGAGTTTCGTGGGTACACAAACGAGCTGGTCGGCACTGACGACGATCATTTTGAGCGTTGAGATGTTGGTGAGGCAGTGAGGAAGGTACGTAAGGCGGTTCTTGTGCACGAACAACGTCACCAGCTCCTTCAGcctgacacagacacacacgaatTGAAACAAACACGCGCACGCAACCCAAACACGTGCTTGCGACCTATCCATGTCCTCTGGCAGGTCGATGAGTCGATTGTTGCTGAGGTCGAGAAACTGTAGCGAGCTCATCCTGAGAGCGCACACGGGGATTGATGCAAACTCGTTCTCCGCAATGTCCAGGTGAGCCAGATGCTTCAGAGAACTCAGCTGAAAACGCACACACATGATGATTATTATCGCGAATGTTTAGATGCCAACACGAGCCAATGAGAGCCACGAGCCGTGATGCGGGAGACCTCGAAAGGCAGCTCGGAGAGGTTGCGGTTTCCAGCTAGCTCCAGCCGTTCCAGGCTGCGGCACATCCCCAGCTGGGCGGGAACGCAAGACAGTCGGTTGTAGCTGATGTTGAGCCGGCGCAAGTGGCCCAGTTTTCCTGGCAAAGGAGCCCAAGTTGAAACAGACGAAGACCCAGACCCCGGCAGTCCTCACCGATGTCAGGAGGCAGCAGGGCTAGTTTGTTCTTGGACAGTTCCAAAACCCTCAGCAGGCTGAAGGACGCTAAATAGTCGGGAAGCTTCTGGATTTTGGTGCCACTCACGTGCCACTCCAGCAAAAACGTCTTCCATTCCAGATCTTTCGGCAAATCCTGAGCACATCAGAGTTGGGTTTTGCCCTGCCGTCATCACATtgacttgcacttttgagactTGCTGCAAACATTGGTGGAATCAGATATGAAATGACAATGGCAAGCTGCTGCTGCAAGCCTGGCTGCCACCCAGGTGCTCACTGAAGGCACGAGGCACTTGCTTGGCGAGTTTTGCTCGCCTCTCTTCTTGGAACGAGAAAGTTCCCCAATTTCAAACTTAACATACCGCTGCTTTCTGCGATAACCGTTTTGCTCTTTTGTGTCGTTTTTGGTGCTCTTTCGCTTTCTCCAGTTTGTGGAAATGAGTTACAAGCTTGAGCTCACTCACCTTCCACTGCTCCCCGGACAGACGAAAGGACAAGGCGCTCTCATGGCCCGCATCGCTGTCGGCCAAAACGTCTGAAAGCACAGCAGAACATGTGTCTCTGTTTGAGGGCAACTAATCTGTTTAGGCATTCTTTCCTGCTACCTGTGCGTACCTGTGCGTGTGTCGCGCGCGGGCGTTGGCGGGTCGTCGTTGAGCAGGTGGCGTTGATGCGTGTCGAGCGTCCGGCAATAGAGGCGATACTGCCACCGTTGCTCGATCCTGCGCACACGCACGTCGACCTTAAATCATCTTCAAATCACATTTGCTCAAGTTAGACGGGACGTTTGCGAGAATTTTGAAAGTGAAAAGGCGTTCGTGAGACTGGACGCTCATCAGTAGATGATGGCGATTCTATTATGTGGACAGCGGCCGATCGATTGTCTGACTTTGGCAGGGCGCTCCTCTCTTTTCTTTGCTGCTCTTTCTTCTCCCGCTGCCGATGCTTCCGGGCGCGCGATTCCCAAACGCTGAGCAAACGCGAGACGTCACAGGTTGCCACCGCGCCGCACTTCATCTCGCTTGCTGGAAGAATGAAAGTGGAAGCTGGAAGAAAGAAATAGA
This genomic window contains:
- the LOC133153898 gene encoding leucine-rich repeat-containing protein 2-like isoform X2 — translated: MKCGAVATCDVSRLLSVWESRARKHRQREKKEQQRKERSALPKIEQRWQYRLYCRTLDTHQRHLLNDDPPTPARDTRTDVLADSDAGHESALSFRLSGEQWKDLPKDLEWKTFLLEWHVSGTKIQKLPDYLASFSLLRVLELSKNKLALLPPDIGKLGHLRRLNISYNRLSCVPAQLGMCRSLERLELAGNRNLSELPFELSSLKHLAHLDIAENEFASIPVCALRMSSLQFLDLSNNRLIDLPEDMDRSQARVWVACACLFQFVCVCVRLKELVTLFVHKNRLTYLPHCLTNISTLKMIVVSADQLVCVPTKLCSNPGINPASGKTTEDGGEEPKDGREKEFMDAYVNTLKDREDTPYSTTKVTISCVL
- the gp1bb gene encoding platelet glycoprotein Ib beta chain, yielding MKGLHLLCLLIFGVQVSLPCPNPCSCHGSQVDCSSRFLNSSNLPSVFPAGTTELRLHNNRLTTLPNGLLDKLSSLHEVSLHGNPWTCDCGVLYLRAWLRRRPVGRPSAHINCSSPTRLRGRLVEYLTEQEVLDSCHYWYCDLALTSQALLFVFVLVQAALLTGVIVFLRRFEKLSREARRTKEESLTEGEAQRDSVVLPLTDRSS
- the LOC133153898 gene encoding leucine-rich repeat-containing protein 2-like isoform X3, producing the protein MKCGAVATCDVSRLLSVWESRARKHRQREKKEQQRKERSALPKIEQRWQYRLYCRTLDTHQRHLLNDDPPTPARDTRTDVLADSDAGHESALSFRLSGEQWKDLPKDLEWKTFLLEWHVSGTKIQKLPDYLASFSLLRVLELSKNKLALLPPDIGKLGHLRRLNISYNRLSCVPAQLGMCRSLERLELAGNRNLSELPFELSSLKHLAHLDIAENEFASIPVCALRMSSLQFLDLSNNRLIDLPEDMDRLKELVTLFVHKNRLTYLPHCLTNISTLKMIVVSADQLVCVPTKLCSNPGIKFIRLYDSPASGKTTEDGGEEPKDGREKEFMDAYVNTLKDREDTPYSTTKVTISCVL
- the LOC133153898 gene encoding leucine-rich repeat-containing protein 2-like isoform X1, which encodes MKCGAVATCDVSRLLSVWESRARKHRQREKKEQQRKERSALPKIEQRWQYRLYCRTLDTHQRHLLNDDPPTPARDTRTDVLADSDAGHESALSFRLSGEQWKDLPKDLEWKTFLLEWHVSGTKIQKLPDYLASFSLLRVLELSKNKLALLPPDIGKLGHLRRLNISYNRLSCVPAQLGMCRSLERLELAGNRNLSELPFELSSLKHLAHLDIAENEFASIPVCALRMSSLQFLDLSNNRLIDLPEDMDRSQARVWVACACLFQFVCVCVRLKELVTLFVHKNRLTYLPHCLTNISTLKMIVVSADQLVCVPTKLCSNPGIKFIRLYDSPASGKTTEDGGEEPKDGREKEFMDAYVNTLKDREDTPYSTTKVTISCVL